GGAAGTCCGCGTGACCGTTGGCGGACGCTACCCAACTGCGGGCAAGGGTGGGCTGAGTCATGGGTTATCTCCGATTCGGGTTGAAGGTGACGGGCAGCGAGGCCCAGCACGCGTCGTAGGCAGGTTGCAGTTGCGGGCAGTCCAGGGCGAACCGGGTGGGACGCAGCACTTGGCTGGTCTCGAACATGAAGGCCATGGTGTTATCGATCTTGTGCGGCGCCAGTTCCACGTTGATGGCCTTGGTGCAGGTCTCGCCATCCGGGCCGTGGGCGCTCATGCAGCTGTGCAATGACGCACCGCCGGGCAGAAAGCCCTCGGCCTTGGCGTCGTAGGCGCCCTGGATCAAGCCCATGTATTCGTTCATCAGGTTGCGATGAAACCACGGCGGACGGAAGGTGTTCTCGGCCACCATCCAGCGCGGCGGGAAGATCACGAAGTCGAGGTTGGCCAGGCCGTGCACGCTGGTGGGCGAGGTCAACACGGTGAAGATCGACGGGTCCGGGTGATCGAAACTGACGGTGCCGATGGTATTGAAGCGGCGCAGGTCGTATTTGTAGGGCACGTTGTTGCCGTGCCAGGCCACAACGTTCAGCGGTGAATGATCGAGTTCGCAGGCCCACAGTTCGCCGAGGAACTTCTGCACCAGGGTGGTCGGTTGCCGCAGGTCTTCGTAATGGGCGACGGGGCTGAGGAAGTCCCGCGGGTTGGCCAGGCCGTTGCTGCCGATGGGCCCCAGGTCCGGCAGGCGCAGCGGCGCGCCGTGGTTTTCGGCGATATAGCCGCGCGCCTGGGCATCCAGCAGTTCGACCCGGAATTTAAGGCCGCGCGGCAGCACGACGATTTCCAGCGGCTCGACCTCAAGCACGCCCAGTTCAGTGACGAGGCGCAGGCGGCCGTGCTCGGGGACGATCAACCATTCGCCGTCGGCGTTGAAGAACACCCGCTCCATGGAGCGGTTGGCGCGGTAGTGATGAATGCTGATGCCTGAAGGTTTTTCCGACGCCGAGTTGGCGACCATGGCGACGAGCCCGTCGATAAAATCGGTCGGCTCGCTGGGCATATCCAGCGGGTTCCAGCGCAGCCGATTGGGTGTCACCGCGCCCAGCGGACCGCCGGCCAACTGCCGCTCCAGTTTGGCGAACGCCGGGTGATTGGCCGACGGCTGGATGCGGTACAACCAGGTTCGCCGGGCTTCGCTGCGGGCCATGGTGAACGCGGTGCCGGAGAACAGCTCGGTGTACAGGCCGTAGGGTGCTTTTTGCGGGGAGTTCTGGCCGACCGGCAAGGCGCCGGGCAGGGCTTCGCTGGCAAATTCATTGCCGAAGCCCGACAGGTATTCGAGGGTCATGGATCGTCCTCTGTGCGGAAGTTGTTTTTATCGTAATCCAGTTACGCATAACGTAATTTGATCGCTATCGAGCGTCAAGCTATAAAGACGCCCATTCATCTTTCGGAACCCCGCCTCTCCATGGAAAAGCCCCGCGACACCGGTAAACAGAAAGTCCGCTCGGCCGAAGTGGGCACCGATATTCTCAAGGCCCTGGCTGAGCTGTCGCCGGCCACGTCGCTGTCGCGCCTGGCCGAACATGTGCAGATGCCGGCGAGCAAGGTGCATCGCTACCTGCAAGCGTTGATCGCCTCGGGGTTCGCCGAACAAAACGCCGCCACCAACCATTACGGCCTGGGCCGCGAAGCCTTGCGCGTGGGGCTGGCCGCACTGGGCAGCATGGACGTACTGAAAGTCGGTGCCCTGCCCCTGGCGGAACTACGCGACCAACTGAATGAAACCTGCTTTCTGGCGGTATGGGGCAACCAGGGCGCGACCGTGGTGCAGATCGAGCCGGCGGTGCGCGCGGTGACGGTGGTGACGCAACTGGGCTCGGTGCTGCCGCTGCTCAGTTCATCCACCGGCCTGGTGTTCAGCGCGTTTCTGCCCACGCGGGAAACCGTGGAGCTGCGCCAGCAGGAGATCGAGGCAGGCATCGCCCACGCCCTGGCGGACGACCAGGCCTACGCCATCACCTGCCAACAGATCCGCCAGCGTGGCCTGCATTTTGTGCATGGCTTGCTGATGCCGGGGGTGGACGCTTTGTCGGCGCCGGTGTTCAACGCCGTCGGCCAGGTGGCGGCGGTAATGACCGTGGTCGGCCCCACCTCGCTGTTCCACGCCGACGAAGACGGCCCGGCGGCCCGGCAATTGCTGGCGGCG
The sequence above is drawn from the Pseudomonas quebecensis genome and encodes:
- the hmgA gene encoding homogentisate 1,2-dioxygenase; translation: MTLEYLSGFGNEFASEALPGALPVGQNSPQKAPYGLYTELFSGTAFTMARSEARRTWLYRIQPSANHPAFAKLERQLAGGPLGAVTPNRLRWNPLDMPSEPTDFIDGLVAMVANSASEKPSGISIHHYRANRSMERVFFNADGEWLIVPEHGRLRLVTELGVLEVEPLEIVVLPRGLKFRVELLDAQARGYIAENHGAPLRLPDLGPIGSNGLANPRDFLSPVAHYEDLRQPTTLVQKFLGELWACELDHSPLNVVAWHGNNVPYKYDLRRFNTIGTVSFDHPDPSIFTVLTSPTSVHGLANLDFVIFPPRWMVAENTFRPPWFHRNLMNEYMGLIQGAYDAKAEGFLPGGASLHSCMSAHGPDGETCTKAINVELAPHKIDNTMAFMFETSQVLRPTRFALDCPQLQPAYDACWASLPVTFNPNRR
- a CDS encoding IclR family transcriptional regulator, which produces MEKPRDTGKQKVRSAEVGTDILKALAELSPATSLSRLAEHVQMPASKVHRYLQALIASGFAEQNAATNHYGLGREALRVGLAALGSMDVLKVGALPLAELRDQLNETCFLAVWGNQGATVVQIEPAVRAVTVVTQLGSVLPLLSSSTGLVFSAFLPTRETVELRQQEIEAGIAHALADDQAYAITCQQIRQRGLHFVHGLLMPGVDALSAPVFNAVGQVAAVMTVVGPTSLFHADEDGPAARQLLAATRAVSWRMGYQP